DNA from Pelagibacterium nitratireducens:
CGAGGCGCGAGAGGGCGGTGTTGAGCCCGGAAAAGTCCGATTCGCCCAGTCCACCGACCTTTTCGATCGAGTTGAGGTGGCGGTCGTAGAGTTCGTCGATCACCTCGGCGACCTCTTCACCCTTGGGCGTGAGGCGGATGCGCACCGAACGGCGGTCGGTCTTGGAGCGTTCCTGGAAGATATAGCCGGTATCGACCAGTTTCTTGAGGTTGTACGAGACATTCGAGCCCAGATAATAGCCCCGGGTGCGAAGTTCGCCGGCTGTCAATTCGCTGTCGCCGATGTTGAACATCAAGAGAGCCTGGACCGGGTTGATGTCGTCCCATCCCATGCGGTCGAACTCGTCCTTGACCAGGTCGAGGAGCCGGCGGTGCAGGCGTTCGACGCGGGATACGGCCTCGAGATAGAGCGGCTTTAAGCTCCTGGGTTCATCGGCCTTTGCAGCGGAAAGATTGTTAGCCATTGGTTCTGCCTCACTGTAATTTTTTAGCGCGATTTTTCGCGTCTGTGAGGGCAATCTAGCGGGCTGCCGATAAGATCGGTTTAAGAGACAGCCTTAATGTTATCTTACGGGGAAACTTGAGTTTTTTTGGTTTTCAGTTCCTTACACCCGTATCGAAAACTGTAACCTTTACGGCTCGTTACGAAGGCAAAGCCCCGGATGGCGTGACGCCCACCGGACACCCGGACGGCTGTCCATCGCCCGACGGGCAACGCCCGTTCCTAATCGGCCAGCTGTCTTTGCACCCAAAGCTGGGCGAGCGCCAAAAGGGCAAAAGTTGCCAGCATGACCCCAAGTTTGAAGATAAAACTCCACAAACCCAAACTAACCCAATTGCTGCCCGCCAGATAAAAGCCGATCTCGATGACCAGCGAGGCGGCGAGCACGATGGCGCCCCATGACGATTGTATCCACAAGCCGACTGAGGCGAACAGGCGCATCAGCGTCAGCGCCGAGAGCAGCACGAAGCCCATGGTTCCCATGAGGACGACGGGACTTGCCGATCCGCTCCCCAGACCGAGCAGACGCGCCGCGTCGCCGAGCCCGATGAACAGGCTGAGCAGCGCCAGTATGCGGGCAACCAGCCCGAGCGGTTCGTTTCTGAAATCCATGGAACATTCCCCGGTCAGCCTGAGCTAACGTGATTTGGGCGGACGGGACAAGTTCTGA
Protein-coding regions in this window:
- the ldtR gene encoding transcriptional regulator LdtR; the encoded protein is MANNLSAAKADEPRSLKPLYLEAVSRVERLHRRLLDLVKDEFDRMGWDDINPVQALLMFNIGDSELTAGELRTRGYYLGSNVSYNLKKLVDTGYIFQERSKTDRRSVRIRLTPKGEEVAEVIDELYDRHLNSIEKVGGLGESDFSGLNTALSRLERFWVDQILYKL